Proteins encoded by one window of Mercenaria mercenaria strain notata chromosome 4, MADL_Memer_1, whole genome shotgun sequence:
- the LOC123552304 gene encoding uncharacterized protein LOC123552304 has protein sequence MHETSHGSNMGGKHNIDDILFIIRAVSVVYGLSGVACTVTGVYTLWYAAPDIEFPFSSGSGVWMGFLTFVTFAMGINVVKGYDTDYPSSSKGKVITFYILVIMDVIFGILHVSFSALGFSYCSSEIRTGWIHCNTEERPRLLLMEGFSIAFGVIVTLLSVAVTIYLSCRRKINILAGIPTEQ, from the exons ATGCACGAGACTTCACATGGATCAAACATGG GTGGAAAACATAATATTGacgatattttatttataatccGAGCTGTTTCCGTGGTTTATGGATTATCAGGAGTAGCATGCACAGTAACTGGGGTGTATACACTATGGTACGCCGCACCTGACATTGAATTCCCGTTCTCGTCTGGTTCCGGTGTTTGGATGGGATTctta ACGTTTGTAACATTCGCGATGGGCATCAATGTGGTAAAAGGATACGACACAGACTACCCCTCATCCTCTAAAGGAAAG GTCATCACATTTTACATATTAGTTATCATGGACGTCATATTCGGAATTCTCCACGTATCTTTCTCCGCGTTAGGATTTTCATACTGTAGCTCTGAAATTAGAACCGGGTGGATACATTGTAACACAGAGGAGCGACCTAGACTTCTACTAATGGAGGGTTTTAGTATTGCATTTGGAGTGATTGTAACACTGCTGTCAGTGGCTGTGACCATTTATTTGTCTTGTAGGAGGAAGATAAATATTTTAGCAGGAATTCCAACGGAACAGTAA